Proteins from one Actinopolymorpha sp. NPDC004070 genomic window:
- the nusA gene encoding transcription termination factor NusA translates to MDIDMAVLRALEREKDVPLEAVCEAIEQALLIAYQRTEGAQQRARVELDRKSGHVTVYASELDEEGKPAREWDDTPTGFGRIATTTAKQVILQRLRDAEEDHMFGEFVGREGDILSGVIQQGKDPRLVYVNLGRVEGVLPPQEQVPGERYNHGDRIKCFVVAVRKGFRGPQITLSRTHPNLVRKLFALEVPEIADGTVEISGIAREAGHRTKVAVHSRNPSVNAKGACIGPVGSRVRNVMNELHGEKIDIVDWSEDPAEYVKQALSPARVRSVEVVDAAARSARVVVPDYQLSLAIGREGQNARLAARLTGWRIDIRSDTAEAEPAPGTAAGGDSTEPANPAEAGAAGDQQAARQGDQQ, encoded by the coding sequence ATGGACATCGACATGGCGGTCCTGCGCGCTCTGGAGCGCGAGAAGGACGTCCCTCTGGAGGCCGTCTGCGAGGCGATCGAGCAGGCCCTGCTGATCGCCTACCAGCGGACCGAGGGAGCTCAGCAGCGCGCCCGGGTCGAACTCGACCGCAAGAGCGGGCACGTGACGGTCTACGCCTCCGAGCTCGACGAAGAGGGCAAGCCGGCGCGGGAGTGGGACGACACCCCGACCGGCTTCGGCCGGATCGCCACGACAACGGCGAAACAGGTCATCCTGCAGCGGCTGCGCGATGCCGAGGAAGACCACATGTTCGGCGAGTTCGTCGGCAGGGAGGGCGACATCCTCTCCGGCGTGATCCAGCAGGGGAAGGACCCCCGGCTGGTGTACGTCAACCTCGGCCGGGTGGAGGGCGTTCTTCCGCCGCAGGAGCAGGTGCCGGGCGAGCGGTACAACCACGGCGACCGGATCAAGTGCTTCGTGGTCGCGGTCCGCAAGGGCTTCCGCGGCCCGCAGATCACCCTGTCGCGCACCCACCCCAACCTCGTCCGGAAGCTGTTCGCGCTGGAGGTCCCCGAGATCGCCGACGGCACCGTCGAGATCAGCGGGATCGCCCGCGAGGCCGGGCACCGCACGAAGGTCGCGGTGCACTCGCGTAACCCGTCGGTCAACGCCAAGGGCGCGTGCATCGGCCCCGTGGGTTCGCGCGTACGCAACGTCATGAACGAGCTGCACGGCGAGAAGATCGACATCGTCGACTGGTCGGAGGATCCGGCGGAGTACGTCAAGCAGGCCCTGTCGCCGGCGCGGGTGCGCAGCGTCGAGGTCGTCGACGCCGCCGCCCGGTCGGCTCGCGTGGTCGTACCCGACTACCAGCTCAGCCTCGCCATCGGACGCGAGGGCCAGAACGCCCGGCTCGCCGCCAGGCTGACCGGGTGGCGGATCGACATCCGTTCCGACACCGCCGAGGCCGAGCCGGCGCCGGGCACTGCCGCGGGCGGCGACTCCACCGAGCCCGCGAACCCGGCCGAGGCGGGCGCGGCCGGTGACCAGCAGGCCGCCCGGCAGGGTGACCAGCAGTAG
- the rpsO gene encoding 30S ribosomal protein S15 — protein MSLDAATKKQIISEYATKEGDTGSPEVQVALLTHRITHLTEHQKAHKHDHHSRRGLLLLVGQRRRLLNYVMKEDIQRYRSLIERLGLRR, from the coding sequence GTGTCGCTAGACGCTGCGACCAAGAAGCAGATCATCTCCGAGTACGCGACCAAAGAGGGCGACACCGGTTCGCCCGAGGTCCAGGTGGCGCTGCTCACGCATCGGATCACTCATCTGACCGAGCACCAGAAGGCCCACAAGCACGACCACCACAGCCGTCGCGGCCTGCTACTCCTCGTGGGTCAGCGCCGCCGGCTGCTCAACTACGTCATGAAGGAAGACATCCAGCGCTACCGCTCGCTGATCGAGCGGCTCGGCCTGCGCCGATAG
- a CDS encoding YlxR family protein produces the protein MGCRQRTAKSDLLRVVLARDETAMRLVADVSGHAPGRGAHLHPTRECLGLAERRRAFARALRARAPIDVGPLRRHVEQQDPVDTGQADAADLASNAPNTGDAQRDQGRRPGKESGSSGS, from the coding sequence GTGGGGTGTCGGCAACGTACGGCAAAGTCTGACCTGCTCCGGGTCGTCCTCGCACGTGACGAGACCGCCATGCGGTTGGTCGCGGACGTCTCCGGCCACGCGCCGGGTCGTGGGGCGCATCTGCATCCCACGAGAGAATGCCTCGGACTCGCCGAACGCCGAAGAGCGTTCGCGCGCGCCCTGCGTGCGCGGGCCCCGATCGACGTCGGCCCGCTCCGACGTCACGTCGAGCAGCAGGATCCAGTCGACACCGGCCAGGCGGATGCCGCCGATCTGGCCAGCAACGCACCGAACACCGGCGACGCCCAGCGCGACCAGGGGCGCCGCCCAGGCAAAGAAAGTGGGTCGAGCGGCTCATGA
- a CDS encoding bifunctional riboflavin kinase/FAD synthetase, translating into MQRWTDLTGVDPRFGPTVVTIGVFDGVHRGHQRVLARTRELAREHGARSVVVTFDPHPASVVRPEAVPPLLATVERRLELFEAYGMDGVVVVPFDKERSREPAEEFVRELVRALRPVAVVVGDDFRFGHKAAGNVDLLRTLGAELGFTVEGLARAAKVPSTADPAPDPAPGDAATADVPVDAVSSTAVRDRLAAGDVAGARALLGHTFRVDGVVVEGAHRGRELGFPTANVPSSTALALPADGVYAGWLRVADVDAPGPQVFPAAISVGTNPQFGNEPRRVESYVLDRDDLDLYGRPVAVEFVDRVRGQETYDSVDALVTQIRADVERVRRLLAADQADRPV; encoded by the coding sequence ATGCAGCGCTGGACAGACCTGACCGGGGTGGACCCGCGGTTCGGGCCGACGGTCGTCACGATCGGCGTCTTCGACGGCGTGCACCGCGGTCACCAGCGGGTTCTCGCCCGTACCCGTGAGCTGGCCCGCGAGCACGGCGCCCGCTCCGTCGTGGTGACGTTCGACCCGCACCCGGCCTCCGTGGTCCGCCCGGAGGCGGTGCCGCCGCTGCTGGCGACCGTGGAGCGGCGGCTGGAGTTGTTCGAGGCGTACGGCATGGACGGTGTGGTCGTCGTGCCGTTCGACAAGGAACGTTCCCGCGAGCCCGCCGAGGAGTTCGTCCGCGAACTCGTGCGCGCGCTGCGTCCGGTGGCGGTGGTGGTCGGCGACGACTTCCGCTTCGGGCACAAGGCGGCCGGCAACGTCGACCTGCTCCGCACGCTGGGCGCCGAACTCGGGTTCACCGTCGAGGGCCTGGCCCGGGCGGCGAAGGTCCCCTCGACCGCCGACCCGGCTCCCGACCCCGCGCCCGGAGACGCGGCGACCGCCGACGTACCCGTCGACGCCGTGTCCTCCACCGCGGTCCGGGACCGGCTCGCCGCCGGCGACGTGGCCGGCGCCCGGGCCCTGCTCGGGCACACGTTCCGGGTGGACGGCGTGGTCGTCGAGGGCGCCCACCGGGGTCGCGAGCTGGGGTTTCCCACCGCCAACGTGCCGTCGTCGACCGCCCTGGCGCTGCCCGCCGACGGCGTGTACGCCGGGTGGCTGCGGGTCGCCGACGTGGACGCCCCCGGCCCGCAGGTCTTCCCCGCGGCGATCTCGGTGGGGACCAACCCGCAGTTCGGCAACGAGCCGCGCCGGGTCGAGTCGTATGTCCTGGATCGGGACGATCTGGACCTGTACGGCCGGCCGGTCGCGGTGGAGTTCGTCGACCGGGTGCGCGGGCAGGAGACCTACGACTCCGTGGACGCCCTGGTCACCCAGATTCGTGCCGACGTGGAGCGCGTACGCCGCCTCCTCGCCGCGGACCAGGCTGACCGGCCCGTCTAG
- a CDS encoding ferritin-like domain-containing protein, giving the protein MNAPTNAPFPASPASPASDEVPPTRRGVLRTTLGAGLLGLTGSFLSACTSGPGATKGGRRGSAATPTPDPDLPVLTSALTEERALLAAYAATMAGNPDLRGKLSAYVRRHEQHLAALTALTRRAGGSTASPSPTPGRTASPGPSSTVVPDAGADTVADLLGLEKAATAARRTNVRVVRDPEHARILASIGACESTHVLTLGTETS; this is encoded by the coding sequence GTGAACGCGCCCACCAACGCTCCGTTCCCGGCGTCCCCGGCGTCCCCGGCGTCCGACGAGGTGCCGCCGACCCGGCGTGGAGTGCTGCGGACGACCCTGGGAGCCGGCCTGCTCGGCCTGACCGGCAGCTTCCTCTCGGCCTGCACCTCCGGCCCCGGAGCGACCAAAGGTGGCCGGCGCGGCTCGGCGGCCACGCCGACGCCCGACCCGGACCTTCCGGTGCTCACCTCGGCGCTGACCGAGGAGCGGGCACTGCTGGCCGCCTACGCCGCGACCATGGCCGGGAATCCTGACCTGCGCGGGAAGCTGTCGGCGTACGTCCGGCGCCACGAGCAGCACCTCGCGGCGCTCACCGCGCTGACCCGGCGAGCCGGTGGGTCGACGGCCAGTCCCTCCCCCACGCCCGGCCGGACCGCGAGCCCGGGGCCGAGCTCCACGGTCGTTCCCGACGCGGGCGCGGATACGGTTGCCGACCTGCTCGGGCTGGAGAAGGCCGCCACCGCCGCGCGCCGGACCAACGTCCGGGTCGTACGCGATCCCGAACACGCCCGGATCCTGGCCTCGATCGGCGCCTGCGAGTCCACGCACGTGCTGACGCTGGGCACGGAGACGTCCTAG
- the rimP gene encoding ribosome maturation factor RimP → MASGPAARDQVADLLAPVLAQSGLDLESVDLTPAGRRTVLRIVVDADGGVTLDQLAEISRTVAKLLDAGDVMGAGSYTLEVTSRGVDRPLTEPRHWRRNVGRLVKVVHADGSQLLGRVTDAGEQSAELDVDGTTHRVDFARVAKARVQVEFAKMPPADDTDSDDTDSGDEPDDDTYDDHDADDSDGAHTTDGTNGTDKEG, encoded by the coding sequence GTGGCAAGCGGCCCTGCTGCTCGTGACCAGGTGGCCGACCTCCTCGCGCCGGTGCTCGCCCAGTCCGGACTCGATCTGGAGTCCGTCGACCTCACGCCGGCCGGCCGCCGTACCGTCCTGCGCATCGTGGTGGACGCCGACGGCGGCGTCACCCTCGACCAGCTGGCCGAGATCTCCCGCACCGTCGCGAAGCTGCTCGACGCCGGAGACGTGATGGGCGCCGGCTCCTACACCCTCGAGGTGACCTCGCGGGGCGTCGACCGCCCGCTCACCGAACCCCGCCACTGGCGCCGCAACGTCGGCCGGCTGGTCAAGGTGGTGCACGCCGACGGCAGCCAGCTGCTCGGACGGGTCACCGACGCCGGCGAGCAGAGCGCCGAGCTGGACGTCGACGGGACGACCCACCGGGTCGACTTCGCCCGGGTGGCCAAGGCACGGGTGCAGGTCGAGTTCGCCAAGATGCCACCGGCCGACGACACCGACTCCGACGACACCGACTCCGGCGACGAGCCGGACGACGACACGTACGACGATCACGACGCGGACGACTCAGACGGCGCACACACCACAGACGGCACGAACGGCACGGACAAGGAGGGATAG
- the infB gene encoding translation initiation factor IF-2, giving the protein MAKVRVYELAKEFGIESKAVMARLQELGEFVRSASSTVEAPVVRKLKESFATESGGKAGGRGSARKSASKQAAPASPAQAASGASAPTTPKPTPVPGAKPAPPRPAPAKPSPEPVEVVREAAPEVTERPAATAQPSAPAPQAPQRPTPQPQGPRPGPRPDGGRPSDRRERPERQERFDRPERTDRPERTDRPERPAASGARPAPPGQRPTRQPGPGGPGGPGAPGGRGGQGGDSRQRPSGPRQGGAPRPGNNPFTSTQGMRGPRDRGSQGGPGGPRRDGGGSGQQGGGVPGAPRPNPAMMPTRPESSGDRPGGPRPNPGMMPSRPAARSGGPGGRSGGPGGPGGRTGGPGGRTGGPGGRTGAPGRGGPGGGGGRPGGGGGRPGGGGGGAPAGAPPRGGFGGRPGGARGRGGTAGAFGRPGGPVRRGRKSKRQKRQELDNMQAPSVGGVRVPRGGGQTVRLPRGASLTDFAERIGADAASLVQVMFHLGEMVTATQSVSDETLQLLGAELEYDIQVVSPEDEDRELLESFSIEFGEDEGEDAEIIARPPVVSVMGHVDHGKTKLLDAIRNADVVAGEAGGITQHIGAYQVATEVDGQDRKITFIDTPGHEAFTAMRARGAQSTDIAVLVVAADDGVMPQTVEALNHAKAANLPIVVAVNKIDVPDADPAKVRGQLTEYGLVPEEYGGDTMFVDISARARTNLDGLLEAIVLTADASLDLRANPNQDAQGLAIEAHLDKGRGPVVTVLVQRGTLRVGDSIIAGPAYGRVRAMLDENGQSVDEAPPARPVLVLGLSAVPRAGDTFMVVADDRMARQIAEKREARERNASFAQRTKRVSLDDLSKLLEERQSLNLVIKGDVSGSVEALEDALAKIDVGDEVDLRILHRGVGAVTENDVNLATIDNAIIIGFNVRAQGRSVERLADREGVEIRFYSVIYQAIDEVEAALKGMLKPEYEEARLGTAEVRDVFRSSKFGTIAGCLVTSGTIRRNSKARLLRDGAVVVESSDIASLRRFKDDATEVREGYECGLTLHNYNDVRVGDVVETYEMREKPRG; this is encoded by the coding sequence GTGGCAAAGGTCCGGGTCTACGAACTCGCCAAGGAGTTCGGCATCGAAAGCAAGGCCGTCATGGCCAGGCTTCAGGAGCTGGGTGAATTCGTTCGCTCCGCTTCGTCAACCGTCGAGGCACCCGTCGTTCGCAAGCTCAAGGAGTCCTTCGCGACCGAATCCGGTGGCAAGGCCGGCGGACGGGGATCGGCGCGCAAGTCCGCGAGCAAGCAGGCCGCACCGGCGTCGCCGGCGCAGGCCGCATCGGGCGCTTCGGCCCCGACGACACCCAAACCGACTCCGGTCCCCGGCGCGAAGCCCGCGCCGCCGCGACCGGCTCCGGCCAAGCCTTCCCCCGAGCCCGTCGAGGTGGTTCGCGAGGCTGCACCGGAGGTGACCGAGCGCCCGGCGGCCACGGCCCAGCCGAGCGCCCCGGCGCCGCAGGCGCCGCAACGGCCCACCCCCCAGCCGCAGGGTCCCCGTCCGGGGCCGCGGCCGGACGGCGGCCGTCCTTCCGACCGTCGCGAGCGTCCCGAACGCCAGGAGCGCTTCGACCGTCCGGAACGCACCGACCGTCCCGAACGCACCGACCGTCCCGAGCGTCCGGCCGCGTCCGGCGCCCGTCCGGCACCTCCCGGTCAGCGCCCCACGCGCCAGCCCGGTCCGGGTGGCCCGGGTGGTCCCGGCGCCCCCGGTGGCCGTGGTGGTCAGGGCGGCGACTCCCGGCAGCGCCCGTCCGGCCCTCGTCAGGGTGGGGCTCCGCGTCCGGGCAACAACCCCTTCACCTCCACCCAGGGCATGCGCGGACCGCGGGATCGTGGCAGTCAGGGTGGTCCGGGTGGTCCCCGCCGTGACGGTGGCGGCTCCGGCCAGCAGGGCGGCGGCGTCCCCGGCGCTCCGCGACCCAACCCCGCGATGATGCCGACCCGGCCGGAAAGCTCCGGCGACCGTCCGGGTGGCCCCCGTCCGAACCCCGGCATGATGCCGTCGCGTCCGGCCGCCCGTTCGGGTGGTCCCGGTGGCCGCAGCGGTGGTCCCGGTGGTCCCGGTGGCCGCACCGGTGGTCCCGGTGGCCGTACCGGTGGTCCCGGTGGCCGTACCGGCGCGCCCGGTCGTGGCGGTCCCGGCGGCGGCGGTGGCCGTCCTGGCGGCGGTGGCGGTCGTCCCGGTGGTGGCGGTGGCGGTGCTCCCGCCGGCGCTCCTCCGCGCGGCGGCTTCGGCGGCCGTCCCGGTGGCGCGCGCGGTCGTGGCGGTACAGCCGGTGCCTTCGGGCGTCCGGGTGGACCGGTGCGCCGTGGCCGCAAGTCGAAGCGGCAGAAGCGCCAGGAGCTCGACAACATGCAGGCGCCGTCCGTCGGCGGTGTGCGTGTTCCCCGCGGTGGCGGCCAGACGGTCCGGTTGCCGCGAGGCGCCAGCCTGACCGACTTCGCCGAGCGGATCGGTGCGGACGCGGCGTCGCTGGTCCAGGTGATGTTCCACCTGGGCGAGATGGTAACCGCCACGCAGTCGGTCAGCGACGAGACGCTGCAGCTGCTGGGTGCCGAGCTCGAGTACGACATCCAGGTGGTCTCGCCCGAGGACGAGGACCGCGAGCTGCTGGAGTCGTTCTCCATCGAGTTCGGTGAGGACGAGGGCGAGGACGCCGAGATCATCGCCCGGCCGCCGGTCGTTTCGGTGATGGGTCACGTCGACCACGGAAAGACCAAGCTGCTGGACGCGATCCGCAACGCCGACGTCGTAGCCGGCGAGGCGGGCGGCATCACCCAGCACATCGGTGCCTACCAGGTCGCCACCGAGGTGGACGGACAGGATCGCAAGATCACGTTCATCGACACCCCGGGCCACGAGGCGTTCACCGCCATGCGTGCCCGTGGTGCGCAGTCGACCGACATCGCGGTGCTCGTGGTGGCGGCCGACGACGGCGTGATGCCGCAGACCGTCGAGGCGCTCAACCACGCCAAGGCGGCCAACCTGCCGATCGTGGTGGCGGTCAACAAGATCGACGTGCCCGACGCCGACCCGGCGAAGGTCCGCGGCCAGCTCACCGAGTACGGCCTGGTCCCCGAGGAGTACGGCGGCGACACGATGTTCGTCGACATCTCCGCACGGGCCCGGACCAACCTCGACGGGCTGCTCGAGGCGATCGTGCTCACCGCGGACGCCTCGCTGGACCTGCGGGCCAACCCCAACCAGGACGCGCAGGGTCTCGCGATCGAGGCGCACCTGGACAAGGGCCGCGGTCCGGTGGTGACCGTGCTGGTGCAGCGCGGCACGCTGCGGGTCGGCGACTCGATCATCGCGGGTCCGGCATACGGCCGGGTGCGCGCGATGCTCGACGAGAACGGCCAGTCGGTGGACGAGGCTCCGCCCGCGCGGCCGGTGCTCGTACTCGGCCTGTCGGCCGTCCCCCGCGCCGGTGACACCTTCATGGTGGTCGCCGACGACCGGATGGCCCGGCAGATCGCGGAGAAGCGCGAGGCGCGCGAGCGCAACGCGTCGTTCGCACAGCGCACCAAGAGGGTCAGCCTCGACGACCTGTCGAAGCTGCTCGAGGAGCGCCAGTCGCTCAACCTCGTCATCAAGGGCGACGTGTCCGGGTCCGTGGAGGCCCTGGAGGACGCGCTCGCCAAGATCGACGTGGGCGACGAGGTCGACCTTCGCATCCTGCACCGCGGTGTGGGTGCGGTCACCGAGAACGACGTCAACCTCGCGACGATCGACAACGCGATCATCATCGGCTTCAACGTCCGGGCCCAGGGCCGGTCGGTGGAGCGGTTGGCCGATCGCGAAGGCGTGGAGATCCGGTTCTACTCGGTGATCTACCAGGCCATCGACGAGGTGGAGGCGGCCCTGAAGGGCATGCTGAAGCCGGAGTACGAAGAGGCGCGACTCGGCACCGCGGAGGTGCGGGACGTGTTCCGTTCCAGCAAGTTCGGCACCATCGCCGGCTGTCTGGTCACCAGCGGGACCATCCGCCGCAACTCCAAGGCGCGGCTGCTCCGCGACGGCGCTGTCGTCGTGGAAAGCAGCGACATCGCGTCCCTGCGCCGGTTCAAGGACGACGCCACCGAGGTCCGCGAGGGTTACGAGTGCGGCCTCACCCTGCACAACTACAACGACGTGCGGGTCGGTGACGTGGTCGAGACGTACGAGATGCGGGAGAAGCCGCGCGGCTGA
- a CDS encoding DUF503 domain-containing protein: MFTGTLCADLRLGDVRSLKDKRSVLRPIVAEIARRHAVSVAETGHHDLYRRAEIGVAVVSGESAHCRDVLDAVERLIAERPEVELLQVRRQLFSEEDE; this comes from the coding sequence ATGTTCACCGGAACGCTCTGCGCCGACCTGCGCCTCGGCGACGTGCGGTCGCTGAAGGACAAGCGTTCGGTGCTCCGGCCGATCGTGGCGGAGATCGCGCGCCGCCATGCCGTGTCCGTCGCCGAGACAGGGCACCATGACCTCTACCGTCGGGCGGAGATCGGTGTTGCCGTGGTGAGTGGTGAGAGTGCGCACTGCCGCGACGTCCTGGACGCGGTGGAGCGGCTGATCGCCGAGCGCCCGGAGGTGGAGTTGTTGCAGGTACGCCGGCAGCTGTTCTCCGAGGAGGACGAGTAG
- the truB gene encoding tRNA pseudouridine(55) synthase TruB — protein MTPPDATPPGAARPDVTRSGIVVVDKPSGWTSHDVVGKVRRLAHTRRVGHAGTLDPMATGVLVLGIERATRLLGYLTLTEKAYDATIRLGVTTRTDDAEGEVLAQTSARGVRPEDIRAGVAALTGEISQVPSSVSAVKVGGERAYRKAHKGEDVELAPRQVVVRRFEVTDVRPAGEIVDVDVVVECSSGTYVRALARDLGAGLGVGGHLTALRRTRVGPYGLEQARTIEQLEGAFEVVPIADVAARTFARFDVDEHTARLVSFGQKLPGVRVGGDGQPVGVFGPDGAFLALYEDVEEGARPVAVFAS, from the coding sequence GTGACCCCACCCGACGCGACTCCACCCGGCGCGGCGCGGCCCGACGTGACCCGAAGCGGCATCGTCGTCGTGGACAAGCCCTCCGGCTGGACCTCCCACGACGTCGTGGGCAAGGTCCGCCGGCTGGCGCACACCCGGCGGGTGGGCCACGCCGGCACCCTCGACCCGATGGCGACCGGCGTACTCGTCCTCGGCATCGAACGCGCCACCCGGCTGCTCGGCTACCTCACCCTCACCGAGAAGGCCTACGACGCGACGATCCGGCTCGGGGTGACCACCCGGACCGACGACGCCGAGGGGGAGGTGCTCGCCCAGACGTCCGCCCGGGGGGTACGCCCCGAGGACATCCGGGCGGGGGTCGCCGCGCTGACCGGCGAGATCTCCCAGGTGCCGTCCTCGGTGTCGGCGGTGAAGGTGGGCGGCGAACGCGCCTACCGCAAGGCGCACAAGGGCGAGGACGTCGAGCTGGCGCCGCGCCAGGTGGTGGTCCGCAGGTTCGAGGTGACCGACGTCCGGCCGGCGGGGGAGATCGTGGACGTCGACGTGGTGGTCGAGTGTTCCAGCGGGACCTACGTCCGGGCGCTGGCCCGTGACCTGGGTGCGGGGCTGGGCGTGGGCGGCCACCTGACGGCTCTGCGGCGTACCCGCGTCGGACCCTACGGGCTGGAGCAGGCCCGAACGATCGAGCAGCTCGAGGGTGCCTTCGAGGTGGTGCCGATCGCCGACGTGGCGGCGCGGACGTTCGCCAGGTTCGACGTGGACGAGCACACGGCGCGGCTGGTCTCGTTCGGGCAGAAGCTGCCCGGCGTGCGGGTCGGCGGGGACGGTCAGCCGGTGGGTGTCTTCGGCCCGGACGGCGCGTTCCTCGCGCTGTACGAGGACGTCGAGGAGGGCGCCCGGCCGGTCGCGGTGTTCGCGAGCTGA
- the rbfA gene encoding 30S ribosome-binding factor RbfA produces the protein MAMNQTRVNQLADRIQVIVAEMLERRVKDPRLGFVTVTEARLTGDLREATVFYTVLGGDQDHAGTAVALESAKGLIRSEVGRRLGLRHTPSLAFVADAVPENAKHIEDLLRRARDSDAEVARRAAQASPAGEADPYRVPRTDDDLDDEDGTDSTDTTDEAAGFADDRSGPGGHGRS, from the coding sequence ATGGCGATGAACCAGACACGGGTGAACCAGCTCGCGGACCGGATCCAGGTGATCGTCGCGGAGATGCTGGAGCGCCGGGTGAAGGACCCCAGGCTCGGCTTCGTGACGGTCACCGAGGCCCGCCTGACCGGTGACCTGCGCGAAGCCACCGTGTTCTACACCGTGCTCGGCGGCGACCAGGACCACGCCGGCACCGCCGTGGCGCTGGAGAGCGCGAAGGGCCTGATCCGCTCCGAGGTCGGCCGCCGGCTCGGGCTTCGGCACACGCCGAGCCTCGCCTTCGTCGCCGACGCCGTACCCGAGAACGCCAAGCACATCGAGGACCTGCTGCGCCGCGCCCGTGACTCCGACGCCGAGGTGGCCCGCCGGGCCGCCCAGGCGAGCCCGGCTGGCGAGGCCGACCCGTACCGCGTGCCCCGCACCGACGACGATCTCGACGACGAGGACGGCACCGACAGCACCGACACCACTGACGAGGCGGCCGGCTTCGCGGACGACCGGTCCGGCCCTGGCGGTCACGGCAGGAGCTGA